The following is a genomic window from Staphylococcus capitis subsp. capitis.
GCATTACGTCCCCTTCTCAAAACATTTAACTCTTCTTCAGTAAACCAATCATTAGATATTAAATACTCTAATGTCTGAGCTTGGCTTTTAGCAGAAACATATTGTTTTGATACCTGGTGTAGACGATTCGGTTTACTTTGTAATTTAAGAACAATATATTCTCGTACATGTTGATCTAATACGGCATCGCCCATATAAGCAAGCGTCAATGGATTTAATAATTTAACATTCATTATTTAGCCACGCTTAAATCTGACACCTTGTGGCGTATCTTCTAAAATAATGTTACGTTCTTTCAACATGTCTCGAATTTCATCAGCACGTGCGAAATCTTTATTTTTACGAGCTTCATTACGTTCTTCTATAAGCTTTTCAATATCCTCATCTAGTAACTCGTTTTCATTTTCACCTTTAAGTGGGACGCCAAGAACATCACTAAAGATTTGATATACTTCTTTAAATCTATGAAGTACCTTCGTAGACGTTGTGTTCTCTAGAACATATTTATTCGCAAGTTTTGCTAAATCATACCAAGCAGTGACAGCATTAGCTGTATTAAAGTCATCATCCATAACCGCCTCAAATTGTCGGAGAATCGTTTCTATTTGATCAATGTATTCAGAATGTTCTTCTAAATCTGTAGCAATGGCTTCACGTTCTTCAATCAATTTATAACTATTGCGTATACGTTCTAAACCGCTTCTCGCAGCTCCTACTAGTTCTAAATTATAATTAATCGGGCTACGGTAATGGACACTAATCATAAAGAAACGTAGTACATCTGGATCTATTTCTTTAATAATGTCGTGTACTAAAATGAAGTTACCTAATGATTTACTCATTTTTTCGTTATCTATATTTATGAATCCATTGTGCATCCAGTAATTCGCAAATGGTGCATGATTGTGTGCTTCTGACTGGGCAATTTCATTTTCATGGTGAGGGAATTGTAAATCTGACCCTCCTGCATGAATATCGATTGTCGCTCCTAATTCATGATAAGCCATAACTGAGCATTCGATATGCCAGCCTGGACGACCTTTACCAAATGGACTATCCCAACTGATTTCGCCAGGTTTCGCTTTTTTCCATAAAGTAAAATCGAGCGCATCTTCTTTTTGTTCTCCCGCTTCAATACGCGCGCCTACTTTGAGGTCATCTAGAGATTGATGACTTAATTTACCATATCCATCAAATTGACGCGTTCTAAAGTACACATCTCCATCACTCTCATAAGCATACCCTTCATCTACTAATTCTTTAATGAAATCTATAATTTCTTGCATATGGTTCATCACACGCGGATTGGATGTTGCTTTCTTAACGTTCAATGCACCTACGTCTTCATAGAAAGCTTTAATATACTTTTCTGCAATTTCAGGAACACTTTCATTTAGTTCTTTAGAGCGATTAATTAATTTATCATCCACATCAGTGAAATTGGAAACGTAAATCACTTCATAACCTTTGTATTCAAAATATCTTCTAACAACATCATAGTTAATAGCAGGTCTTGCATTTCCGATGTGTATATAATTGTAAACGGTCGGACCACAAACATACATTTTTACCTTGCCTGGTTCAATCGGCTCAAATGTTTCTTTCCGACGTGTTAACGTATTATATAATGTAATCATCTTGAATCTCTCCATTCTTAGCTTTTTCAAGTTGTCGTTCTAAATGTTTGATTTGTTCGAAAAGTGGATCAGGTAAGTTGCGATGGTCAAATGTTTTACCGATACGCTTACCTTCTTGTTTAACGATATGACCCGGTATACCTACAACAGTGGTATAGCTTGGTACAGATTGTAGTACAACTGAATTCGCACCAATATTTACATTTGATTCAATTTGAATATTCCCCAACACCTTAGAACCAGCTGCAATTAAAACATTATCTCCAATGTCCGGGTGACGCTTACCTTTTTCTTTACCTGTACCACCTAAAGTAACACCTTGGTAAATCGTGACGTTATCCCCAATTGTACATGTCTCACCAATTACAACACCCATACCGTGATCAATAAATAATCGTTTACCAATTTTTGCTCCGGGATGAATTTCTATACCCGTAAAAAAGCGTGA
Proteins encoded in this region:
- the cysE gene encoding serine O-acetyltransferase, with translation MRDDIKMVFEQDPAARSTLEVVTTYAGLHAVWSHLIAHKLYNKKRYTAARVISQVSRFFTGIEIHPGAKIGKRLFIDHGMGVVIGETCTIGDNVTIYQGVTLGGTGKEKGKRHPDIGDNVLIAAGSKVLGNIQIESNVNIGANSVVLQSVPSYTTVVGIPGHIVKQEGKRIGKTFDHRNLPDPLFEQIKHLERQLEKAKNGEIQDDYII
- the cysS gene encoding cysteine--tRNA ligase, encoding MITLYNTLTRRKETFEPIEPGKVKMYVCGPTVYNYIHIGNARPAINYDVVRRYFEYKGYEVIYVSNFTDVDDKLINRSKELNESVPEIAEKYIKAFYEDVGALNVKKATSNPRVMNHMQEIIDFIKELVDEGYAYESDGDVYFRTRQFDGYGKLSHQSLDDLKVGARIEAGEQKEDALDFTLWKKAKPGEISWDSPFGKGRPGWHIECSVMAYHELGATIDIHAGGSDLQFPHHENEIAQSEAHNHAPFANYWMHNGFINIDNEKMSKSLGNFILVHDIIKEIDPDVLRFFMISVHYRSPINYNLELVGAARSGLERIRNSYKLIEEREAIATDLEEHSEYIDQIETILRQFEAVMDDDFNTANAVTAWYDLAKLANKYVLENTTSTKVLHRFKEVYQIFSDVLGVPLKGENENELLDEDIEKLIEERNEARKNKDFARADEIRDMLKERNIILEDTPQGVRFKRG
- a CDS encoding Mini-ribonuclease 3; amino-acid sequence: MNVKLLNPLTLAYMGDAVLDQHVREYIVLKLQSKPNRLHQVSKQYVSAKSQAQTLEYLISNDWFTEEELNVLRRGRNAKSYTKAKNTDVQTYRKSSALEAVIGFLYLDHQHARLEELLQTIVEIVNER